In Streptomyces chartreusis, the following proteins share a genomic window:
- the map gene encoding type I methionyl aminopeptidase, giving the protein MVELKTDKSIDAMYVTGQVVGQALTAVRKAADVGVSLLELDEVAREVLRDAGATSPFLGYRPSFAPTPFPAVICASVNDAIVHGIPTGYRLRDGDLVSIDCGAELGGWAGDSAISFTVGRARPEDVTLIETTERALAAGIGAAVVGNRIGDIAHAIGSVCRSAGYGVPDGFGGHGIGRKMHEDPGVPNEGRPGRGMPLRRGMVLAIEPMVIASGRDGYHAAPDGWTLCTNDGSRAAHAEHTVAITDAGPRVLTAR; this is encoded by the coding sequence ATGGTGGAACTGAAGACGGACAAGTCGATCGATGCGATGTACGTGACCGGACAGGTCGTCGGCCAGGCCCTGACGGCCGTGCGCAAGGCCGCCGACGTGGGGGTCTCCCTGCTGGAGCTGGACGAGGTTGCGCGCGAGGTGCTGCGCGACGCCGGGGCGACCTCGCCCTTCCTCGGCTACCGCCCGTCGTTCGCCCCCACCCCGTTCCCCGCCGTCATCTGCGCCTCGGTGAACGACGCGATCGTGCACGGCATCCCGACCGGCTACCGCCTGCGCGACGGCGACCTGGTCTCCATCGACTGCGGCGCCGAACTGGGCGGCTGGGCGGGCGACTCGGCGATCAGCTTCACGGTGGGCCGGGCGCGCCCGGAGGACGTGACGCTGATCGAGACGACGGAGCGGGCGCTGGCGGCGGGCATCGGGGCGGCCGTGGTCGGCAACCGCATCGGCGACATCGCCCACGCCATCGGCTCGGTGTGCCGGTCGGCCGGATACGGCGTCCCGGACGGGTTCGGCGGCCACGGCATCGGCCGCAAGATGCACGAGGACCCGGGGGTGCCGAACGAGGGCCGCCCGGGCCGGGGCATGCCGCTGCGCCGCGGCATGGTGCTGGCCATCGAGCCGATGGTCATCGCGAGCGGCCGGGACGGCTACCACGCGGCCCCGGACGGCTGGACCCTGTGCACGAACGACGGCTCCCGCGCGGCCCACGCGGAGCACACGGTGGCGATCACCGACGCGGGACCGCGCGTCCTCACGGCCCGCTGA
- a CDS encoding aspartate aminotransferase family protein, producing the protein MTKDLLGRHRAVMPDWLALYYEEPLEITHGEGRHVWDAEGNRYLDFFGGILTTMTAHALPEVTKAVSEQAGRIVHSSTLYLNRPMVELAERIAHLSGIPDARVFFTTSGTEANDTALLLATTYQQSNSILAMRNSYHGRSFSAVGITGNRGWSPTSLSPLQTLYVHGGVRTRGPYADLSDDDFIAACVDDLKDLLGHTRPPAALIAEPVQGVGGFTSGPDGLYAAFREVLAERGILWIADEVQTGWGRTGDHFWGWQAHARSGPPDMLTFAKGIGNGMSIGGVVARAEIMNCLDSNSISTFGGTQITMAAGLANLSYLIEHDLQGNARRVGGLLLERLRAVAAQVPHVREVRGRGLMLGIELTRPGTDEADPAAASAVLEAAREGGLLIGKGGGHNTSALRVAPPLSLTVAEAEEGAAILENALRSL; encoded by the coding sequence GTGACCAAGGACCTGCTGGGACGCCACCGTGCCGTCATGCCGGACTGGCTCGCCCTGTACTACGAGGAGCCGCTTGAGATCACCCACGGCGAGGGCCGCCACGTCTGGGACGCCGAGGGCAACCGCTACCTCGACTTCTTCGGCGGCATCCTCACCACGATGACCGCGCACGCGCTGCCCGAGGTCACCAAGGCGGTGAGCGAGCAGGCCGGGCGGATCGTGCACTCATCCACCCTGTACCTGAACCGGCCCATGGTCGAACTCGCCGAGCGCATCGCCCACTTGAGCGGCATCCCGGACGCCCGCGTCTTCTTCACCACCTCCGGCACCGAGGCCAACGACACCGCGCTCCTGCTCGCGACGACCTACCAGCAGAGCAACTCGATCCTCGCGATGCGCAACAGCTACCACGGCCGCTCCTTCAGCGCGGTCGGCATCACCGGCAACCGCGGCTGGTCACCGACCTCGCTGTCGCCGCTCCAGACGCTGTACGTGCACGGCGGCGTCCGCACCCGGGGCCCCTACGCCGACCTCTCCGACGACGACTTCATCGCCGCCTGCGTCGACGACCTCAAGGACCTCCTCGGCCACACCCGCCCGCCGGCCGCGCTGATCGCCGAGCCCGTCCAGGGCGTCGGCGGCTTCACCTCCGGCCCGGACGGGCTGTACGCCGCCTTCCGCGAGGTGCTCGCCGAGCGCGGCATCCTGTGGATCGCCGACGAGGTGCAGACCGGCTGGGGCCGCACCGGCGACCACTTCTGGGGCTGGCAGGCACACGCCCGCTCCGGCCCGCCCGACATGCTGACCTTCGCCAAGGGCATCGGCAACGGCATGTCCATCGGCGGCGTCGTCGCCCGCGCCGAGATCATGAACTGCCTCGACTCCAACAGCATCTCGACGTTCGGCGGCACCCAGATCACCATGGCGGCCGGCCTCGCCAACCTCTCGTACCTGATCGAACACGACCTGCAGGGCAACGCCCGGCGGGTCGGCGGGCTGCTCCTGGAGCGGCTGCGGGCCGTCGCCGCGCAGGTGCCGCACGTCCGGGAGGTGCGCGGCCGCGGCCTGATGCTGGGCATCGAGCTCACCCGGCCCGGCACCGACGAGGCCGACCCCGCAGCGGCGTCCGCCGTGCTGGAGGCGGCCCGCGAGGGCGGCCTGCTCATCGGCAAGGGCGGCGGCCACAACACCAGCGCCCTGCGCGTCGCGCCGCCCCTGTCCCTCACCGTCGCGGAGGCCGAGGAGGGCGCCGCGATCCTGGAGAACGCTCTGAGGAGCCTCTAG
- a CDS encoding nitrilase-related carbon-nitrogen hydrolase, with protein MSRVIRAALFQTAWTGDKESMIQVHEQAARDAAAQGAQVLCFQELFYGPYFCQVQDKAFYEYAEQIPEGPTVRRFQALAKELGIVLVLPMYEEEQPGVLYNTAAVIDADGSYLGKYRKTHIPQVQGFWEKFYFRPGNSGWPVFETAVGKIGVYICYDRHFPEGWRALGLAGAEIVFNPSATSRGLSRYLWQLEQPAAAVANEYFVGAINRVGVEDLGDNDFYGTTYFVDPEAQFVGEVASDKETELVVRDLDLAKLREVRDRWQFYRDRAPGTYGPLTAP; from the coding sequence ATGAGCCGAGTGATCCGCGCCGCCCTCTTCCAGACCGCCTGGACCGGCGACAAGGAATCGATGATCCAGGTCCACGAGCAGGCGGCCCGCGACGCGGCCGCACAGGGCGCTCAAGTGCTGTGCTTCCAGGAGCTGTTCTACGGGCCCTACTTCTGCCAGGTGCAGGACAAGGCGTTCTACGAGTACGCCGAGCAGATCCCCGAGGGCCCGACCGTGCGGCGCTTCCAGGCGCTCGCCAAGGAGCTGGGCATCGTCCTCGTGCTGCCGATGTACGAGGAGGAGCAGCCCGGCGTCCTGTACAACACCGCCGCCGTGATCGACGCGGACGGCTCGTACCTCGGCAAGTACCGCAAGACCCACATCCCCCAAGTGCAGGGATTCTGGGAGAAGTTCTACTTCCGCCCGGGCAACAGCGGCTGGCCGGTCTTCGAGACGGCCGTCGGGAAGATCGGCGTCTACATCTGCTACGACCGTCACTTCCCGGAGGGCTGGCGGGCGCTGGGCCTGGCCGGTGCCGAGATCGTGTTCAACCCCTCGGCGACCTCGCGCGGGCTCTCCCGCTACCTGTGGCAGCTGGAGCAGCCGGCGGCGGCCGTCGCCAACGAGTACTTCGTCGGCGCGATCAACCGGGTCGGCGTGGAGGACCTCGGCGACAACGACTTCTACGGCACCACGTACTTCGTGGACCCGGAGGCCCAGTTCGTCGGCGAGGTGGCGAGCGACAAGGAGACCGAACTCGTCGTCCGCGACCTGGACCTGGCCAAGCTCCGCGAGGTCCGCGACCGCTGGCAGTTCTACCGGGACCGCGCCCCGGGGACGTACGGCCCGCTGACGGCACCGTAG
- a CDS encoding nitrilase-related carbon-nitrogen hydrolase — MANVVRAALVQATWTGDTESMVAKHEEHAREAARQGARIIGFQEVFNAPYFCQVQDPEHYSWAEPVPDGPTTRRMQELARETGMVIVVPVFEVEQAGFYYNTAAVIDSDGTFLGKYRKHHIPQVKGFWEKYYFKPGNIGWPVFETAVGKVGVYICYDRHFPEGWRQLGLNGAQLVYNPSATSRGLSAYLWQLEQPAAAVANEYFVAAINRVGQEPYGDNDFYGTSYFVDPRGQVVGEIASDKSEELVVRDLDFDLIDEVRQQWAFYRDRRPDAYEGLVQP; from the coding sequence ATGGCCAACGTCGTACGCGCCGCTCTGGTCCAGGCCACCTGGACCGGCGACACCGAGTCCATGGTGGCGAAACACGAGGAGCACGCCCGCGAGGCGGCCCGGCAGGGCGCCAGGATCATCGGCTTCCAGGAAGTCTTCAACGCTCCCTACTTCTGCCAGGTCCAGGACCCCGAGCACTACAGCTGGGCCGAGCCGGTCCCCGACGGGCCCACCACGCGCCGTATGCAGGAGCTGGCCCGCGAGACCGGCATGGTGATCGTCGTGCCCGTCTTCGAGGTCGAGCAGGCCGGGTTCTACTACAACACCGCCGCCGTCATCGACTCCGACGGCACCTTCCTCGGCAAGTACCGCAAGCACCACATCCCGCAGGTCAAGGGCTTCTGGGAGAAGTACTACTTCAAGCCCGGAAACATCGGCTGGCCCGTCTTCGAAACGGCGGTCGGCAAGGTCGGCGTCTACATCTGCTACGACCGCCACTTCCCGGAGGGCTGGCGGCAACTCGGCCTCAACGGAGCCCAGTTGGTCTACAACCCGTCCGCCACCTCGCGCGGCCTCTCGGCCTACCTGTGGCAGCTGGAGCAGCCCGCCGCGGCCGTCGCCAACGAGTACTTCGTCGCCGCGATCAACCGGGTGGGACAGGAGCCGTACGGCGACAACGACTTCTACGGGACGAGCTATTTCGTCGATCCGCGTGGGCAGGTTGTCGGGGAGATCGCCAGCGACAAGAGCGAGGAGCTCGTCGTGCGCGATCTCGACTTCGACCTGATCGACGAGGTGCGGCAGCAGTGGGCGTTCTACCGCGACCGCCGCCCCGACGCATACGAAGGGCTGGTGCAGCCGTGA
- a CDS encoding ATP-dependent Clp protease ATP-binding subunit, with the protein MSSGFSGPEDYDPFGEFLARFFGGPRPGPRQIDIGRLLSQPARELVRGAAQYAAEHGSRDLDTQHLLRAALSAEPTRSLLSRAGADPDSLATEIDERSGPTQHPPGEGPPPTSLSLTPAAKRALLDAHDLARARGAGYIGPEHVLSALAANPDSAAGHILNAARFAPSGMPPEAPDSTQSRPGVDQRPRVDTGTPTLDKYGRDLTDLARQGGIDPVIGRDEEIEQTVEVLSRRGKNNPVLIGDAGVGKTAIVEGLAQRIADGDVPDVLSGRRVVALDLTGVVAGTRFRGDFEERLTNIVDEIRANSDRLVVFIDELHTVVGAGGGGEGGSMDAGNILKPALARGELHVVGATTLEEYRRIEKDAALSRRFQPILVPEPTATDAIEILRGLRDRYEAHHQVRYSDEALVAAVELSDRYLTDRRLPDKAIDLIDQAGARVRLRARTKGTDVRAMEREVEQLTRDKDQAVADESYEQATQLRDRIVELKKRIADASGDEEVDEGIDLEVTAEAIAEVVSRQTGIPVSSLTEEEKDRLLGLEDHLHERVVGQDEAVRVVSDAVLRSRAGLASPDRPIGSFLFLGPTGVGKTELARALAESLFGSEERMVRLDMSEYQERHTVSRLIGAPPGYIGHEEAGQLTEVVRRHPYSLLLLDEIEKAHPDVFNILLQVLDDGRLTDSQGRTVDFTNAVIVMTSNLGSEAIGRGGAGIGFGSGDTEADEEARNERILRPLRQQFRPEFLNRIDEIVVFRRLTPEQLERITNLLLDRTRRLLHAQGVEVEFTGAAVDWLSERGYQPEYGARPLRRTIQKEVDNQLSRLLLDGRIGEGGRVTVDVADGQLAFRTEDLPPAPEL; encoded by the coding sequence ATGAGCAGCGGCTTCAGTGGTCCTGAGGACTACGACCCCTTCGGAGAATTCCTCGCCCGCTTCTTCGGCGGACCGCGTCCCGGTCCGCGCCAGATCGACATCGGGCGGTTGCTCAGTCAGCCGGCCCGGGAGCTGGTGCGCGGCGCCGCGCAGTACGCCGCCGAGCACGGCAGCCGGGACCTGGACACCCAGCATCTGCTGCGCGCCGCGCTGTCCGCCGAGCCGACCCGGAGTCTGCTCAGCCGGGCGGGCGCGGATCCCGACTCGCTGGCGACGGAGATCGACGAGCGCTCGGGCCCGACCCAGCACCCGCCGGGCGAGGGCCCGCCGCCGACCTCGCTGTCCCTGACACCGGCCGCCAAGCGCGCCCTGCTGGACGCGCACGACCTGGCCAGGGCGCGGGGAGCCGGTTACATCGGCCCGGAGCACGTGCTCAGCGCCCTCGCCGCGAACCCCGACTCGGCGGCCGGGCACATCCTGAACGCGGCCCGGTTCGCGCCCTCCGGCATGCCGCCCGAGGCGCCGGACTCGACGCAGTCCCGCCCCGGCGTCGACCAGCGGCCCCGCGTCGACACCGGCACGCCCACGCTCGACAAGTACGGCCGCGACCTCACCGACCTGGCCCGCCAGGGCGGTATCGACCCGGTGATCGGCCGGGACGAGGAGATCGAGCAGACCGTCGAGGTGCTGTCCCGGCGGGGCAAGAACAACCCGGTGCTGATCGGTGACGCGGGCGTGGGCAAGACCGCGATCGTGGAGGGCCTGGCCCAGCGGATCGCCGACGGCGACGTGCCGGACGTGCTCAGTGGCCGCCGGGTGGTCGCGCTGGACCTGACAGGAGTGGTCGCGGGCACCCGTTTCCGGGGTGACTTCGAGGAGCGGCTCACCAATATCGTCGACGAGATCCGGGCGAACTCCGACCGACTGGTCGTCTTCATCGACGAGTTGCACACCGTCGTGGGCGCCGGGGGCGGCGGCGAGGGCGGGTCCATGGACGCCGGGAACATCCTCAAGCCGGCGCTGGCCCGCGGGGAACTGCATGTGGTCGGCGCGACCACGCTGGAGGAGTACCGGCGGATCGAGAAGGACGCGGCGCTCTCCCGCCGCTTCCAGCCGATCCTGGTGCCCGAGCCGACCGCGACCGACGCCATCGAGATCCTGCGCGGACTGCGCGACCGCTACGAGGCCCACCACCAGGTCCGCTACAGCGACGAGGCGCTGGTGGCCGCCGTGGAGCTGTCCGACCGCTATCTCACCGACCGCCGGCTCCCCGACAAGGCCATCGACCTGATCGACCAGGCCGGCGCCCGGGTACGGCTGCGCGCGCGGACCAAGGGCACGGACGTACGGGCCATGGAGCGCGAGGTCGAGCAGCTGACCCGGGACAAGGACCAGGCCGTCGCCGACGAGAGCTATGAGCAGGCGACCCAACTGCGGGACCGCATCGTCGAGTTGAAGAAGCGCATCGCGGACGCCTCCGGGGACGAGGAGGTCGACGAGGGCATCGACCTGGAGGTCACCGCCGAGGCCATCGCGGAGGTGGTGTCACGGCAGACCGGCATCCCGGTGAGCAGCCTCACCGAGGAGGAGAAGGACCGGCTGCTGGGCCTGGAGGACCATCTGCACGAGCGGGTCGTCGGGCAGGACGAGGCGGTGCGCGTGGTGTCCGACGCGGTGCTGCGCTCGCGGGCCGGGCTGGCGAGCCCCGACCGGCCGATCGGCAGCTTCCTCTTCCTCGGCCCGACCGGCGTCGGCAAGACCGAACTCGCGCGGGCGCTGGCCGAGTCGCTGTTCGGCAGCGAGGAGCGCATGGTCCGCCTGGACATGAGCGAGTACCAGGAACGGCACACCGTGAGCCGGCTGATCGGCGCCCCGCCCGGCTACATAGGTCACGAGGAGGCCGGCCAGCTCACCGAGGTGGTGCGGCGGCACCCGTACTCGCTGCTGCTGCTCGACGAGATCGAGAAGGCGCACCCGGACGTCTTCAACATCCTGCTCCAGGTGCTGGACGACGGCCGGCTGACCGACTCGCAGGGCCGCACGGTGGACTTCACCAACGCGGTCATCGTGATGACGAGCAATCTCGGCTCGGAGGCGATCGGCCGCGGCGGCGCCGGGATCGGGTTCGGTTCGGGCGACACGGAGGCCGACGAGGAGGCGCGCAACGAGCGGATCCTGCGGCCGCTGCGCCAGCAGTTCCGGCCCGAGTTCCTCAACCGCATCGACGAGATCGTCGTGTTCCGCAGGCTGACGCCCGAGCAGCTGGAACGGATCACCAATCTGCTGCTGGACCGGACCCGCCGGCTGCTGCACGCGCAGGGCGTCGAGGTCGAGTTCACCGGCGCGGCCGTCGACTGGCTCTCCGAGCGCGGCTACCAGCCGGAGTACGGCGCCCGCCCGCTGCGCCGCACCATTCAGAAAGAGGTCGACAACCAGCTGTCCCGGCTGCTCCTGGACGGCCGGATCGGCGAGGGCGGCCGGGTCACGGTCGACGTGGCGGACGGGCAGCTCGCCTTCCGCACGGAAGACCTGCCGCCCGCCCCCGAGCTCTGA
- a CDS encoding PucR family transcriptional regulator: protein MTTTSEPTELSEPALSVRQVLTLERVLAGEPEVVAGAGQLDRPVRWVHVAEAPDVGVMLTGGEMVLTTGVLLAGDEDKQAEYIRSLHRAEASAVVLGLGRAFPAPPEVMRRAAERCGLPMVVLHRPFPFAELTEEVQCRLVRRKFAAVSLSESVRTALTALITSGAPLQSLLDEVASHSACPVVVTNLAHRVLATAGERSAVDDVLRDWERIARQAGGSEGDGWIRAELAGRGERWGQIMLCGHRGDTATGRLLADRAAEALVLHRMLGGNSAHTWEEQSAQSLLTDLVSGVVPARQLLPRARAAGLPVNRRTFVPLVVRDVEPGQLDRVLRMVGLSGLVAELADGAVAVLLSLARDQDAPVLTANFAARVHSEAARTVVAAADPRTAWDDVPTGLREAQHVADAADSSAALDLPAVVRLRDVHLRGLIRLLRDDPHVQSFAERELDGLLCAADEDMLSVLRTYLATGRNKSRTAQLHHVSRPALYRRLEAIQTRLGVDLDDFEQAASVHIALLAHDAQQS from the coding sequence ATGACCACCACCTCGGAGCCCACGGAACTCTCCGAACCCGCCCTGTCGGTCCGGCAGGTCCTCACCCTGGAGCGGGTGCTGGCCGGGGAACCCGAGGTGGTGGCCGGCGCCGGTCAGCTGGACCGGCCGGTGCGCTGGGTGCACGTCGCCGAGGCACCGGACGTCGGGGTGATGCTCACCGGCGGCGAGATGGTCCTCACCACCGGCGTGCTGCTCGCCGGCGACGAGGACAAGCAGGCCGAGTACATCCGATCCCTGCACCGCGCCGAGGCGTCGGCCGTCGTACTGGGCCTCGGCCGGGCGTTCCCCGCCCCGCCGGAGGTGATGCGCCGGGCGGCCGAGCGGTGCGGACTGCCCATGGTGGTCCTGCACCGGCCGTTCCCCTTCGCCGAGCTCACCGAAGAGGTCCAGTGCCGGCTCGTGCGCCGCAAGTTCGCCGCCGTCAGCCTCTCGGAGTCCGTACGGACCGCACTCACCGCGCTCATCACCTCCGGTGCCCCGTTGCAGAGCCTGCTCGACGAGGTCGCCTCGCACAGCGCCTGCCCCGTCGTCGTCACCAACCTCGCCCACCGCGTCCTCGCCACCGCGGGGGAGCGGTCCGCCGTGGACGACGTGCTGCGCGACTGGGAGCGCATCGCCCGGCAGGCCGGCGGCAGCGAGGGCGACGGCTGGATCCGCGCCGAACTCGCCGGGCGCGGCGAGCGCTGGGGACAGATCATGCTGTGCGGGCACCGCGGCGACACCGCCACCGGACGGCTGCTCGCCGACCGTGCCGCCGAGGCCCTCGTCCTGCACCGCATGCTCGGCGGGAACTCCGCGCACACCTGGGAGGAGCAGTCCGCGCAGAGCCTGCTGACCGACCTCGTCAGCGGCGTCGTACCGGCACGGCAGCTGCTGCCGCGGGCGCGGGCGGCCGGGCTGCCCGTCAACCGTCGGACGTTCGTCCCGCTGGTCGTGCGGGACGTCGAACCCGGCCAACTCGACCGCGTACTGCGGATGGTGGGGCTCTCCGGGCTCGTCGCCGAGCTGGCCGACGGGGCCGTCGCGGTACTGCTGAGCCTCGCCCGGGACCAGGACGCCCCGGTGCTCACGGCGAACTTCGCGGCCCGGGTGCACTCCGAGGCCGCCCGCACCGTCGTGGCCGCCGCCGACCCCCGTACCGCCTGGGACGACGTGCCCACCGGGCTGCGCGAGGCCCAGCACGTCGCCGACGCCGCCGACTCCTCGGCCGCCCTCGACCTCCCGGCCGTCGTCCGCCTCAGGGACGTCCATCTGCGCGGTCTGATCCGCCTGTTGCGCGACGACCCGCATGTGCAGTCGTTCGCGGAGCGGGAGTTGGACGGGCTGCTGTGCGCGGCCGACGAAGACATGCTGTCGGTGCTGCGGACGTACCTCGCGACCGGCCGCAACAAGTCCCGCACCGCCCAGCTCCACCATGTCTCGCGGCCCGCGCTCTACCGCCGCCTGGAGGCGATACAGACACGGCTCGGCGTCGACCTCGACGACTTCGAACAGGCCGCATCCGTGCACATCGCACTCCTCGCGCACGACGCGCAACAGAGCTGA
- the hydA gene encoding dihydropyrimidinase encodes MTGRTVIRGGLVITASDELHADVLIEDGRIAALAAAGTSAAEAWTAERTIDATGKYVIPGGVDVHTHMELPFGGTFASDTFETGTRAAAWGGTTTIVDFAVQSVGRSLREGLDAWHAKAEGNCSIDYGFHMIVSDVNEDTLKELDLLVEEGVTSFKQFMAYPGVFYSDDGQILRAMQRSAENGGLIMMHAENGIAIDVLVEQALARGETDPRYHGEVRKALLEAEATHRAIRLAQVAGAPLYVVHVSAMEAVAELTRARDEGLNVFGETCPQYLFLSTDNLAEPDFEGAKYVCSTPLRPREHQAQLWKGLRTNDLQVVSTDHCPFCFVGQKELGRGDFSKIPNGMPGIENRMDLLHQAVVEGRITRRRWIEIACASPARMFGMYPKKGTIAPGADADVVIYDPQATQIMSAETHHMNVDYSAYEGRRTTGRVETVLSRGELVITEREYTGHAGHGVYTPRSTCQYLN; translated from the coding sequence ATGACCGGCCGAACAGTAATCCGCGGCGGCCTCGTCATCACCGCATCCGACGAGCTGCACGCCGACGTCCTGATCGAGGACGGCCGTATCGCCGCCCTCGCCGCCGCCGGAACGTCCGCCGCCGAGGCCTGGACGGCCGAGCGGACCATCGACGCCACCGGGAAGTACGTCATCCCGGGCGGCGTCGACGTCCACACCCACATGGAGCTGCCGTTCGGCGGCACCTTCGCCTCCGACACCTTCGAGACCGGTACCCGGGCCGCCGCCTGGGGCGGCACGACCACGATCGTCGACTTCGCCGTGCAGAGCGTGGGCCGCTCGCTGCGCGAGGGCCTCGACGCCTGGCACGCCAAGGCCGAGGGCAACTGCTCCATCGACTACGGCTTCCACATGATCGTCTCCGACGTGAACGAGGACACGCTCAAGGAGCTGGACCTGCTGGTCGAGGAGGGCGTGACCAGCTTCAAGCAGTTCATGGCCTACCCGGGGGTCTTCTACTCCGACGACGGCCAGATCCTGCGCGCCATGCAGCGCTCCGCCGAGAACGGCGGACTGATCATGATGCACGCCGAGAACGGCATCGCGATCGACGTGCTGGTGGAGCAGGCACTCGCCCGGGGCGAGACGGACCCGCGCTATCACGGCGAAGTGCGCAAGGCGCTGCTGGAGGCCGAGGCCACCCACCGGGCGATCCGGCTCGCGCAGGTCGCCGGCGCCCCGCTGTACGTCGTGCACGTCTCGGCCATGGAGGCGGTGGCAGAGCTGACCCGGGCGCGCGACGAGGGCCTGAACGTCTTCGGCGAGACCTGCCCGCAGTATCTGTTCCTGTCCACCGACAACCTCGCCGAGCCGGACTTCGAGGGCGCGAAGTACGTGTGCTCGACGCCGCTGCGGCCGCGCGAGCACCAGGCGCAGTTGTGGAAGGGCCTCAGGACGAACGACCTCCAGGTCGTCTCCACCGACCACTGCCCCTTCTGCTTCGTCGGCCAGAAGGAGCTCGGCCGGGGCGACTTCTCCAAGATCCCCAACGGGATGCCCGGCATCGAGAACCGTATGGACCTGCTCCACCAGGCCGTCGTCGAGGGCCGCATCACACGCCGCCGCTGGATCGAGATCGCCTGCGCGTCCCCGGCCCGCATGTTCGGCATGTACCCGAAGAAGGGCACCATCGCGCCGGGCGCCGACGCCGACGTCGTGATCTACGACCCGCAGGCCACCCAGATCATGTCCGCCGAGACGCACCACATGAACGTCGACTACTCGGCCTACGAGGGCAGGCGGACCACCGGCCGGGTCGAGACGGTCCTCTCGCGCGGCGAACTCGTCATCACCGAGCGGGAGTACACCGGTCACGCCGGGCACGGCGTCTACACACCCCGCTCCACCTGTCAGTACCTCAACTAG
- a CDS encoding helix-turn-helix domain-containing protein, which produces MVRTPLTPEERERGERLGRLLREARGGRSMTEVAANAGISAETLRKIETGRAPTPAFFTVAALAAALGLSMDELVGRCAPAVEAAA; this is translated from the coding sequence ATGGTGCGCACCCCTCTCACTCCCGAAGAGCGTGAACGCGGCGAGCGGCTCGGCCGGCTGCTCCGCGAGGCCCGCGGCGGCCGCAGCATGACGGAGGTCGCGGCGAACGCCGGGATCTCCGCCGAGACGCTGCGCAAGATCGAGACCGGCCGGGCGCCGACGCCGGCCTTCTTCACGGTCGCCGCCCTGGCCGCGGCCCTCGGGCTGTCGATGGACGAACTGGTCGGGCGGTGCGCGCCGGCCGTCGAGGCCGCCGCCTGA